In Luteitalea sp. TBR-22, one genomic interval encodes:
- a CDS encoding multidrug effflux MFS transporter, producing MPRGLILLLGSLTAIAPMSIDMYLPAFPTLEQALATDAAAVQRTLSVFFLGLSLGQLGYGPMSDRFGRRLPLLVGLALYTLASLGCALATSIGMLTAWRGLQALGGCAGVVMARAVVRDVFGPREAARVLSSLMLVMGVAPILAPLVGGWVLAHAGWRALFGILMVFGASCWVAVWRGLPDTAPDARATTLTVGTALAAFGRVARHPRFRRFASAQALAQCVLFAYIAGAPFLYMQVLGLSPSGFAAMFGLNSIGLIGASQLNRALLRREETGVILWRALLVQLAAGAVFLGLVLSGSTGLVALAAPILVLVLLLGFVLPNTTALALAPFDRDAGTASALLGAAQYGTSGLATLAVSAAFDGTLRPMAVAIVMFLVFAIALSRDARMQR from the coding sequence GTGCCCCGCGGACTGATCCTGCTGCTCGGCAGCCTGACGGCGATCGCGCCGATGTCGATCGACATGTACCTGCCGGCGTTCCCGACGCTGGAGCAGGCCTTGGCGACCGACGCCGCGGCGGTGCAGCGCACCTTGTCGGTGTTCTTCCTCGGGCTCTCGCTCGGACAGCTCGGCTATGGGCCGATGTCCGATCGCTTCGGCAGGCGGCTGCCGCTGCTCGTCGGCCTGGCCCTGTACACGCTGGCCTCTCTCGGCTGCGCACTCGCCACGTCGATCGGCATGCTCACGGCGTGGCGCGGGCTACAGGCGCTCGGCGGCTGTGCCGGTGTGGTCATGGCGCGGGCGGTGGTGCGCGACGTGTTCGGACCGCGCGAGGCGGCGCGCGTGTTGTCGTCGCTGATGCTGGTGATGGGCGTGGCGCCGATCCTCGCGCCGCTGGTCGGCGGGTGGGTGCTGGCGCACGCGGGCTGGCGCGCGCTGTTCGGCATCCTCATGGTGTTCGGCGCGTCGTGCTGGGTCGCCGTGTGGCGTGGGCTGCCCGACACCGCACCGGACGCGCGCGCCACCACGCTCACCGTGGGCACCGCGTTGGCGGCGTTCGGCCGCGTCGCGCGTCATCCACGCTTCCGGCGCTTCGCGTCGGCGCAGGCGCTCGCGCAGTGCGTGCTGTTTGCCTACATCGCCGGCGCACCGTTCCTGTACATGCAGGTGCTCGGCCTGTCGCCGTCGGGCTTTGCCGCGATGTTCGGGCTCAACTCGATCGGGCTGATCGGCGCGTCGCAGCTCAATCGCGCCCTGCTGCGCCGCGAGGAAACGGGCGTGATCCTGTGGCGTGCGCTGCTGGTGCAACTGGCCGCCGGCGCTGTCTTTCTCGGCCTGGTGCTCTCCGGATCGACGGGGCTGGTTGCCCTTGCCGCGCCGATCCTCGTGCTCGTGCTGCTCCTCGGCTTCGTGCTCCCCAACACGACGGCGCTCGCGCTCGCGCCGTTCGACAGGGACGCGGGCACGGCGTCGGCGCTGCTCGGCGCCGCGCAGTACGGCACGTCGGGGCTGGCCACGCTCGCCGTCTCGGCCGCCTTCGACGGCACGCTGCGGCCGATGGCCGTCGCGATCGTCATGTTCCTGGTCTTCGCGATTGCGCTCAGTCGCGACGCCCGCATGCAGAGGTAG
- a CDS encoding FKBP-type peptidyl-prolyl cis-trans isomerase, with protein MDSMYPSRRALLLGLAASVSAAACGGGSNSTSPTTNNQTWVANVPFSFTDLTAGTGDEAVTGLRVSVDYFGWLYSTATTDNKGSLFDTSCPSTCTPFAFTLGSGQVIKGFDQGVAGMRVGGIRRVIMPPDMAYGAAGNQSIPPNATLVFEIRLNGIVMSAT; from the coding sequence ATGGATTCGATGTACCCCTCGCGTCGTGCGCTGCTCCTCGGGCTCGCGGCATCGGTGTCGGCGGCGGCCTGTGGCGGGGGAAGCAACTCGACGTCGCCCACGACCAACAACCAGACGTGGGTCGCCAACGTGCCCTTCTCGTTCACCGACCTGACGGCCGGCACGGGTGACGAAGCCGTCACGGGGCTGCGGGTGAGCGTCGATTACTTCGGGTGGCTGTACAGCACCGCCACCACCGACAACAAGGGTTCCCTGTTCGACACGTCCTGCCCGAGTACCTGCACGCCGTTCGCCTTCACGCTCGGCAGCGGCCAGGTCATCAAGGGGTTTGACCAGGGCGTCGCCGGCATGCGGGTCGGTGGCATCCGGCGCGTGATCATGCCGCCCGACATGGCCTATGGGGCGGCCGGCAACCAGTCGATTCCGCCGAATGCGACCCTCGTGTTCGAGATTCGCCTGAACGGCATCGTCATGTCGGCGACCTAG
- a CDS encoding DUF1592 domain-containing protein, whose product MRRALVLLFVAVASLAASASSGPSPASDREPDRATFDTVVRPFLEKTCTDCHNDRRQKGGVNLERHQVAEAVAAHPEEFETVLLKLRTGEMPPEDEERPDHKEVEAVTTWIQQEFARLERITPPDPGRITARRLNRTEYNNTVRDLFGVDIRPADDFPQDDAGYGFDNIADVLSLSPVLMEKYMVAAERVVRTAMFGHEAQAPQLVRLKAPTAVVAPLREVPAAYDTTGLSLPNGAHALHRVTVPGTYLIRAFLNGRRPLGSMPVRIGLYVDGTLAASQEIDPAAQASFEEDEQELDGKTLEFRVPLAPGERWLAVTVLDLFDGLPRRFNGPKPSDRPDQDRVPVFTPPRNNPTPERIAAARKNFEERMEALKKAPINLARVGRLELAGPFDPQTAPSRESLRAVYACGHLPGGAAGEARPARRAGASSPHGPACALRNISHVAQRAFRRPVTTGELAPYVAVMARARKAGETFDEALAIALQTVLVSPDFLFRIERDQVATTASQFFPVSDHELATRLSYFLWASLPDAELRRVADRGQLRVKGVLEAQVRRMLADPKSQALVEEFGGQWLQFRALESVSPDRDKFPAFDNYLRLSMRNETMLFMQHVVREDRSVLDFLDAKYTFLNERLARHYGVEGVTGPAFRRVALTDGTRGGVLTQASVLTVSSYATRTSPVLRGKWVLENLLDAPPPDPPAGVPPLDETKVGETASLRQQMEAHRANPTCASCHRRMDPLGFGLENYDAIGAWRAMDGKFPIDPKGELPDGRTFHHPSELRTILLEDRQDFTRALTSKLLTYALGRGLARHDKPTVRGIVSRLPQHEYRFSGLVLEIVNSLPFQMRRGVAPGVTAP is encoded by the coding sequence GTGCGACGCGCGCTCGTCCTGCTGTTCGTGGCCGTGGCCTCCCTGGCCGCCTCCGCGTCGTCTGGCCCCAGCCCGGCCAGCGACCGCGAGCCGGACCGCGCGACCTTCGACACGGTCGTCCGCCCCTTCCTCGAGAAGACCTGCACCGACTGCCACAACGACCGTCGGCAGAAGGGCGGGGTGAACCTCGAGCGCCATCAGGTCGCGGAGGCCGTCGCGGCGCACCCCGAGGAATTCGAGACGGTCCTGCTCAAGCTGCGCACCGGCGAGATGCCGCCGGAGGACGAGGAGCGCCCCGACCACAAGGAGGTCGAGGCGGTCACCACCTGGATCCAGCAGGAGTTCGCGCGGCTCGAGCGCATCACGCCGCCCGACCCGGGCCGCATCACCGCCCGACGCCTCAATCGCACCGAGTACAACAACACCGTCCGCGACCTGTTCGGCGTCGACATCCGTCCCGCCGACGACTTCCCGCAGGACGACGCCGGGTACGGCTTCGACAACATCGCCGACGTGCTGTCGCTGTCGCCGGTGCTGATGGAGAAGTACATGGTGGCGGCCGAGCGCGTGGTGCGCACGGCGATGTTCGGGCACGAGGCGCAGGCCCCGCAGCTGGTGCGCCTGAAGGCGCCGACGGCGGTCGTCGCTCCGCTGCGCGAGGTGCCCGCCGCCTACGACACGACTGGCCTGAGCCTGCCCAACGGCGCGCACGCCCTGCACCGGGTGACGGTGCCGGGCACGTACCTGATCCGCGCGTTCCTCAACGGCCGTCGCCCGCTCGGGTCGATGCCGGTGCGCATCGGCCTGTACGTGGACGGCACGCTCGCCGCCTCGCAGGAGATCGACCCGGCGGCGCAGGCGTCGTTCGAGGAGGACGAGCAGGAACTCGACGGCAAGACGCTGGAGTTCCGCGTGCCGCTCGCGCCCGGCGAGCGCTGGCTCGCGGTGACCGTGCTCGACCTCTTCGACGGGCTGCCGCGCCGCTTCAACGGCCCGAAGCCCTCCGACCGCCCGGACCAGGACCGCGTGCCGGTGTTCACGCCGCCGCGCAACAACCCGACGCCGGAGCGCATCGCCGCTGCGCGCAAGAACTTCGAGGAGCGCATGGAGGCGCTCAAGAAGGCGCCGATCAACCTGGCGCGCGTCGGTCGCCTCGAGCTCGCCGGGCCGTTCGATCCGCAGACCGCGCCGTCGCGCGAGTCGCTGCGCGCCGTGTACGCCTGCGGCCACCTGCCCGGCGGCGCCGCTGGCGAGGCGCGGCCCGCCCGTCGAGCGGGAGCCTCCAGTCCCCATGGCCCCGCCTGCGCGCTGCGCAACATCTCGCACGTCGCGCAACGCGCCTTCCGCCGGCCGGTCACGACCGGCGAGCTGGCGCCGTACGTCGCGGTGATGGCCAGAGCCCGGAAGGCGGGCGAGACGTTCGACGAGGCGCTGGCGATCGCGCTGCAGACCGTGCTCGTGTCGCCGGACTTCCTGTTCCGCATCGAGCGCGATCAGGTCGCCACGACGGCATCGCAGTTCTTTCCGGTGAGCGACCACGAACTCGCCACCCGCCTGTCGTACTTCCTCTGGGCCAGCCTGCCCGATGCCGAGCTGCGGCGCGTGGCCGACCGCGGGCAGCTGCGCGTCAAGGGCGTGCTCGAGGCGCAGGTGCGGCGCATGCTGGCCGACCCGAAGTCGCAGGCGCTGGTCGAGGAGTTCGGCGGCCAGTGGCTGCAGTTCCGGGCGCTCGAGTCGGTGTCGCCCGATCGCGACAAGTTCCCGGCCTTCGACAACTACCTCCGGCTGTCGATGCGCAACGAGACGATGCTGTTCATGCAGCACGTGGTGCGCGAGGACCGGAGCGTGCTGGACTTCCTCGACGCGAAGTACACCTTCCTCAACGAGCGGCTGGCGCGGCACTACGGCGTCGAGGGCGTGACCGGGCCGGCCTTCCGTCGCGTCGCGCTCACCGACGGCACGCGCGGCGGCGTGCTCACGCAGGCCAGCGTGCTCACCGTGTCGTCGTACGCGACCCGCACGTCGCCGGTGCTGCGCGGCAAGTGGGTGCTCGAGAACCTGCTCGACGCGCCGCCACCCGACCCGCCGGCCGGCGTGCCGCCACTCGACGAGACGAAGGTCGGCGAGACGGCGTCCTTACGGCAACAGATGGAAGCGCACCGCGCCAACCCGACCTGTGCCTCGTGCCATCGGCGCATGGACCCGCTTGGCTTCGGCCTCGAGAACTACGACGCGATCGGCGCCTGGCGGGCGATGGACGGCAAGTTCCCGATCGACCCGAAGGGCGAGCTGCCCGATGGCCGCACGTTCCATCATCCATCGGAACTGCGCACCATCCTGCTGGAGGACCGGCAGGACTTCACGCGGGCGCTCACCTCGAAGCTGCTGACCTACGCGCTCGGTCGCGGCCTCGCGCGCCACGACAAGCCGACGGTGCGCGGCATCGTCAGCCGCCTGCCGCAACACGAGTACCGCTTCTCGGGCCTCGTGCTCGAGATCGTCAACAGCCTGCCGTTCCAGATGCGACGGGGCGTGGCCCCGGGAGTGACCGCACCATGA
- a CDS encoding DUF1552 domain-containing protein → MIITGTHLPRRTFLRGLGASIALPMLDAMTPALARGAQAARAAGPTRLVFTYVPNGVSMTGWTPQGAGAAFELSTVLKPMAAHRADMLVLTGLAQKNGMALGDGAGDHARAAASYLTGVHPKKTAGADIQNGVSADQIAAQAIGTQTRFASLELGCDDSRTVGNCDSGYSCAYTNSLAWRSESAPMPPETNPRLVFERLFGADAHLDPATRQRRLLHRRSILDVVGERTRQLTGTLGASDRRKVDEYLHAVREIERQIEVAESDTRDLRPGIDKPTGIPVAYADYVKLMFDLQVVAFQTDLTRVVTMMMGREGSMRTYPEIGVPDPHHPLTHHRNNADWMKRVEQINVFHAELFTYFLDKMKATRDGDASLLERSMIVYGSGLSDGNRHTHDDLPVLVVGQGNGLLRTGRHVVYDKQTPMNNLFLTLLDGVGVKTETLGDSTGALAHLTDVS, encoded by the coding sequence ATGATCATCACGGGCACGCACCTGCCACGACGCACGTTCCTGCGCGGCCTCGGCGCCTCGATTGCGCTGCCGATGCTCGACGCCATGACGCCGGCCCTGGCGCGGGGTGCCCAGGCGGCGCGCGCCGCCGGACCGACCCGCCTGGTGTTCACGTACGTGCCCAACGGCGTGTCGATGACCGGCTGGACGCCGCAGGGCGCCGGCGCGGCCTTCGAGCTCTCGACGGTGCTCAAGCCGATGGCGGCGCACCGCGCCGACATGCTCGTGCTCACCGGGCTGGCGCAGAAGAACGGCATGGCGCTCGGCGACGGCGCCGGCGACCACGCCCGCGCCGCGGCGTCGTACCTCACCGGCGTGCACCCGAAGAAGACCGCCGGGGCCGACATCCAGAACGGCGTCTCCGCGGACCAGATTGCGGCGCAGGCCATCGGCACGCAGACGCGCTTCGCGTCGCTCGAGCTCGGCTGCGACGACTCGCGCACCGTCGGCAACTGCGACTCTGGGTACAGCTGCGCCTACACCAACAGCCTGGCGTGGCGCAGCGAGAGCGCGCCGATGCCGCCCGAGACCAACCCGCGGCTCGTCTTCGAGCGCCTGTTCGGCGCCGACGCCCACCTCGACCCGGCGACGCGGCAGCGCCGCCTGCTGCACCGCCGCAGCATCCTCGACGTGGTGGGGGAGCGCACCAGGCAGCTGACCGGCACGCTCGGCGCCAGCGACCGCCGCAAGGTCGACGAGTACCTGCACGCGGTGCGCGAGATCGAGCGGCAGATCGAGGTCGCCGAGAGCGACACGCGCGACCTGCGGCCCGGCATCGACAAGCCGACCGGCATCCCGGTGGCGTATGCCGACTACGTGAAGCTGATGTTCGACCTGCAGGTCGTCGCCTTCCAGACCGACCTGACCCGCGTCGTGACGATGATGATGGGCCGCGAGGGGTCGATGCGCACGTACCCGGAGATCGGCGTGCCCGACCCGCACCACCCGCTCACGCATCACCGCAACAACGCCGACTGGATGAAGCGCGTCGAGCAGATCAACGTCTTCCACGCCGAGCTGTTCACGTACTTCCTCGACAAGATGAAGGCGACCCGCGACGGCGACGCGAGCCTGCTCGAGCGCTCGATGATCGTGTACGGCAGCGGCCTGAGCGACGGCAACCGCCACACCCACGACGACCTCCCGGTGCTGGTCGTCGGCCAGGGCAACGGCCTGCTGCGCACCGGCCGCCACGTGGTCTACGACAAGCAGACCCCGATGAACAACCTGTTCCTCACCCTGCTCGACGGCGTCGGCGTGAAGACCGAAACGCTCGGCGACAGCACAGGCGCGCTAGCTCACCTTACAGACGTCAGCTAG
- a CDS encoding sorbosone dehydrogenase family protein: MSLIRLTSLATATVTAALLAAVVAAQSPTAPRTYKITAADLPAPSEHHQVPAKVVPRPEGASLTLPAGFTATVVASGGFKRPRNAVQAPNGDIFVVDSGPGSIWVLRDGDKNGTFEDGERSEFATGLKQPFGLVFGKGALYVAATDQVVKFPYAAGDLKASAAPTKLCDLPNGPVGHWTRNIALTPDGRGFYVTVGSWDNIKPDPDPLRATVLRFNLDGSGRTVVATGVRNGTGLAFHPTTREAWVTVQERGGLGDGLVPDFMAKVVPGRHLGWPYAYIGPHEDPRYKGEQPDLVKKTATPEVLFESHSSAMLMTFYTGKSFPAAYRSGAFVALRGSSETATRTGYKIVYVPFVKGQPTGEYQDFATGWMLGPDKPEVWGRPVGITQLQDGSLLVVEDGNGTLWKISYKGA, translated from the coding sequence ATGTCCCTGATCCGCCTGACCAGCCTGGCGACGGCGACCGTCACCGCCGCCCTGCTGGCCGCCGTCGTCGCGGCGCAATCGCCGACCGCGCCACGCACCTACAAGATCACCGCGGCCGACCTGCCTGCCCCGTCCGAACACCACCAGGTGCCGGCCAAGGTCGTGCCGCGTCCCGAGGGCGCCTCGCTCACCCTGCCTGCCGGTTTCACCGCCACCGTCGTGGCGTCGGGCGGCTTCAAGCGGCCGCGCAACGCCGTGCAGGCGCCCAACGGCGACATCTTCGTGGTCGATTCCGGCCCGGGCAGCATCTGGGTGCTCCGCGACGGCGACAAGAACGGCACGTTCGAGGACGGGGAGCGCAGCGAGTTCGCCACCGGCCTCAAGCAGCCGTTCGGCCTCGTGTTCGGCAAGGGCGCGCTCTATGTCGCCGCGACCGATCAGGTCGTCAAGTTCCCGTACGCGGCTGGCGACCTCAAGGCGTCGGCGGCGCCGACCAAGCTGTGCGACCTCCCCAACGGGCCGGTCGGCCACTGGACGCGCAACATCGCGCTCACGCCGGACGGCCGCGGCTTCTACGTCACGGTCGGCTCGTGGGACAACATCAAGCCCGATCCGGACCCGCTCCGCGCGACCGTGCTGAGGTTCAACCTCGATGGCAGCGGCCGCACCGTGGTGGCCACCGGCGTGCGCAACGGCACCGGCCTGGCCTTCCACCCGACCACCCGCGAGGCATGGGTGACCGTGCAGGAGCGCGGCGGCCTCGGCGACGGCCTCGTGCCCGACTTCATGGCCAAGGTCGTGCCGGGCCGTCACCTCGGCTGGCCCTATGCCTACATCGGCCCCCACGAGGACCCGCGCTACAAGGGAGAGCAGCCCGATCTGGTCAAGAAGACGGCGACCCCCGAGGTGCTGTTCGAGTCGCACTCCTCGGCGATGCTGATGACCTTCTACACCGGCAAGTCCTTCCCGGCGGCCTACCGCAGCGGTGCCTTCGTGGCGCTGCGCGGTTCGTCGGAAACCGCCACGCGCACCGGGTACAAGATCGTGTACGTGCCGTTCGTGAAGGGGCAGCCGACCGGCGAATATCAGGACTTCGCCACCGGCTGGATGCTCGGTCCCGACAAGCCCGAGGTGTGGGGTCGGCCCGTCGGCATCACGCAGTTGCAGGACGGATCGCTGCTCGTCGTCGAGGACGGCAACGGGACGCTCTGGAAGATCAGCTACAAGGGCGCGTAG
- a CDS encoding RNA polymerase sigma factor — MTQEERSRRAAEQAARHSYGRLLSYLASRTRDVGAAEDALADAFHAALRTWPGRGVPDNPDAWLLTAARRSLISAHRRQRTREEAAPVVAHLDALGRVADAAPVPDDRLSLLFICAHPAIDPAVRAPLMLQVVLGLDAARLSSAFLVTPATMSKRLVRAKTRIRQAGLPFAVPDRDALPERLGDVLEAIYAAFGVAWDEVVSGAERWHDLAEEALWLARVLVSLLPEAAEARGLLALMLHSHARRAARRDARGRFVPLAEQDASCWDAALIDEAEQHLAAAAALHAPGPYQIEAAIQSAHASRRVTGQVPWMAIAQLHDALATLTPALGVLVSRAAAIAEARSVEEALAALDALPTDRTAQYQPWWALRAHLLARQGRAPEAREAYARAAGLSSDDTVRTFLLDRRARI, encoded by the coding sequence GTGACACAGGAGGAGCGGAGCCGGCGTGCCGCCGAGCAGGCGGCGCGCCACTCCTACGGCCGTCTGCTCTCGTACCTGGCCTCGCGGACGCGCGATGTCGGGGCGGCCGAGGATGCGCTCGCCGATGCGTTCCACGCAGCCCTGCGAACGTGGCCCGGCCGCGGCGTGCCCGACAATCCCGATGCGTGGCTGCTGACCGCCGCGCGACGCTCGCTGATCAGCGCGCACCGTCGCCAGCGCACGCGCGAGGAGGCCGCACCTGTGGTGGCCCACCTCGACGCGCTCGGCCGTGTCGCGGACGCCGCGCCTGTCCCGGACGACCGCCTCTCGCTGCTCTTCATCTGCGCGCACCCGGCCATCGATCCGGCGGTCCGCGCCCCCCTGATGCTGCAGGTGGTGCTCGGCCTGGACGCCGCACGCCTGTCGTCGGCGTTCCTGGTCACGCCTGCCACGATGTCCAAGCGGCTGGTGCGGGCCAAGACCAGGATCCGCCAGGCCGGCCTGCCCTTCGCGGTGCCAGACCGCGACGCGCTCCCCGAGCGCCTCGGCGACGTCCTCGAGGCGATCTATGCGGCGTTCGGCGTGGCGTGGGACGAAGTGGTCAGCGGCGCCGAACGGTGGCACGACCTGGCCGAGGAAGCCCTCTGGCTGGCTCGCGTCCTCGTGTCCCTGCTCCCTGAGGCCGCCGAAGCCAGGGGCCTGCTCGCCCTCATGCTGCACAGCCACGCCCGACGTGCCGCCCGACGCGACGCCCGAGGGCGATTCGTGCCGTTGGCCGAGCAGGACGCGTCGTGCTGGGATGCCGCCCTGATCGACGAGGCCGAGCAGCACCTGGCCGCGGCCGCCGCCCTGCACGCGCCGGGTCCCTACCAGATCGAGGCGGCGATCCAGTCCGCCCATGCCTCCCGTCGCGTCACGGGACAGGTGCCCTGGATGGCGATCGCGCAGCTGCACGACGCGCTGGCCACGCTGACGCCGGCCCTCGGCGTGCTCGTGAGCCGCGCCGCGGCCATCGCCGAGGCACGGAGTGTCGAGGAGGCGCTCGCGGCGCTGGACGCGCTCCCCACGGATCGGACGGCGCAGTATCAGCCATGGTGGGCCTTGCGTGCGCACCTGCTGGCCCGCCAGGGACGGGCGCCCGAGGCCCGCGAGGCCTATGCGCGCGCCGCCGGCCTGTCGAGTGACGACACCGTGCGCACGTTCCTGCTCGACCGCCGCGCCCGTATATGA
- a CDS encoding YciI family protein: MKYMLMFYEPDTEFARRDGPEAPAYWGAWSAFLDTINGAGIVVSGAGLLPPATATTVRIREGHRHVQDGPFADTKEQLGGYFVIDVPSLDEALQWAARAPAAAVAAVEVRPVLPPMPR, translated from the coding sequence ATGAAGTACATGCTGATGTTCTACGAACCCGACACCGAGTTCGCCCGTCGAGACGGGCCGGAAGCGCCGGCTTACTGGGGCGCCTGGTCGGCCTTCCTGGACACGATCAACGGGGCAGGCATCGTGGTCTCGGGCGCCGGCCTGTTGCCGCCGGCGACGGCGACCACCGTGCGGATCCGCGAGGGCCACCGCCACGTGCAGGACGGGCCGTTTGCCGACACCAAGGAACAACTGGGCGGCTACTTCGTGATCGACGTGCCGTCCCTCGACGAGGCCCTCCAGTGGGCGGCGCGGGCGCCTGCGGCCGCGGTGGCCGCCGTCGAAGTGCGGCCGGTGCTGCCGCCGATGCCGCGGTGA
- a CDS encoding TetR/AcrR family transcriptional regulator, with product MGIAERRQRQKAQVRQEILTAARAMFAEEGFEAVTMRKLAARIEYSPTAIYLHFKDKHAVLEAVCEETFGQLAERLAKLAAKGLPPLEFLREGLRLYVQFGLQHPSDYTLTFTMRTGKDEASPEAFSTSAGFRAFDYLRQALRGCIASGDLPPIDVDVAAQSLWAATHGIVSLLIAHGGLFPFVSRKKLVDHTLDTMIAGLQASAR from the coding sequence ATGGGGATCGCCGAGCGTCGTCAGCGCCAGAAGGCACAGGTCCGCCAGGAGATCCTGACGGCGGCGCGCGCGATGTTCGCCGAGGAGGGCTTCGAGGCGGTGACCATGCGGAAGCTGGCGGCCCGCATCGAGTACTCGCCGACGGCGATCTACCTGCACTTCAAGGACAAGCACGCGGTGCTCGAGGCCGTGTGCGAGGAGACGTTCGGCCAGCTCGCCGAGCGGCTCGCCAAGCTGGCGGCCAAGGGGTTGCCGCCGCTCGAGTTCCTGCGGGAGGGGCTGCGCCTGTACGTGCAGTTCGGCCTGCAGCACCCGTCCGACTACACGCTGACCTTCACGATGCGCACGGGCAAGGACGAGGCCTCACCCGAGGCCTTCTCGACGTCGGCCGGCTTCCGGGCCTTCGACTACCTGCGCCAGGCGCTCCGCGGGTGCATCGCCTCGGGCGACCTCCCGCCGATTGACGTCGACGTCGCCGCGCAGTCGCTCTGGGCGGCCACCCACGGCATCGTCTCGTTGCTCATCGCGCACGGCGGGCTGTTCCCGTTCGTCTCCCGCAAGAAGCTCGTCGACCACACCCTCGACACGATGATCGCCGGCCTGCAGGCCTCGGCCCGCTGA